The Flavobacterium johnsoniae genomic sequence AATGAACGTAAGTGTGGGAATACAGTGGTTGGGAATGAGGCAAATTCAAAAGATAGTAGTTTTTGGCAGAACAGAATCTTACCGCATTCCTAGCCATTGTTTTTATAATTTGACCACAGTAATTTATGACAGGAAAATTAAACGTTCAAAAGTTAAAAGAGACTTTAAATTATCTGGAAAGCAAACAGCGCGAATTAAAAAGACAATCTAATGCCGATACGCGCAGTTTGGAATCGATGATAAAATATTTGAAAAAAGATATGATTGATCAATATAATTTAGCCGATCATCATTTGACGATAAAACAAGAAATGAAAAATACTGAAGCTTTTATCGAGCACGTAAACAGCATTATCGAAATCAATTTTTAAAACCGCTTTTTATAGTCGAATTTTACTTTTATTCTAGCTTAAATTTTTCGTTTTTGCAGTCCAGAATTAGTTTGTGATTGAGAAAAAGTTTGTTTCCAATCATTCCCTGCATTCCGGAACGCTTCATTAAGAATTTTTGCAATTCTGATGTGCTTTCAATATGCGTTACTTCTGAAAGGTTTAATTTTAAATTTCCGAACTGAATTTGCTTTTTCGCAGAAGCGGTAAAAACAGACAGCGTATTTCCCCACGAATTTCCTTTTTCTGTTTTTATTTGACTATTCTCGATTTTGTATTTTTTCCAAACTTCTTTTGTGGTAATAAATTCGTAGCCGCTAGTTCCCGAATCGTAAAGCAGTTTTAAATTTTCATTTTCTACTTTTGCGGAAATTAAAATTTTACGTTTTTTGAATTCAAAATCTGTGAAATCTTTCTCGTCAATTTGTTCAATAAATGAAAATTGTTGATTCTTAAAATCTAAAACAGTAATTCGTTTTTCTAATAAATCTGTTCCGATGGTCCCGATTATATTTTCGGCATTCGGATCTTCAAAATCTACTTTATTTCCATAATTTAAAACTTCAAAATTTTTCGAAATTATATTCATTTTGCCAATTTTAAAACGTGTTGCAATCTGATTTTTTTCAGAATTGAATTGCATATGATTTTGATGTTTTTCGGAAATTGATTGTAATGAATTTTTATAGAAAACCGTAATTGGCGAACCCGAATCAAATTGCATGTAAAATGTTTGATTGATTCCGTCGAGTTTTATTGGGAAAAGCAAAGCTGAATGTGAGTTTTCATCTGAAGAAATCCATTTCATCGGAATATTTTCTGCAGTTTCTGAAACGGTTAAATAATTTTCTGGTGGAGTAAATTTCTTTTGAAAATAAAAGTATCCTCCCAACAAAAATAAAATGATAATAACTAAACTAACGGTTGCAATTTTCTTTACTAATTTCATGTCTAAATTTTTCTGCAAGATTCGGATTTCAATTTCGATTTTCTTGCAAAAACAGTACGACAGTTTTACGACAATTTTGTGGCGATAGTTATAAGAAGTTGTTTTTCAGTTTTATAGCTAATTCTTGTTTTTGGTTTAAACAGATTCCGTTTGCAACAACTATTATCAATTTTAAAAAAAGGAAACCAATTAAAGGAACAAGGAAAAGTGGGAATTTCAAAGAAAAAAACTTTTGAATAAACGGACTTAAAATAAGCAAAACGGCAATTGCAAGACTCAAAATAATTTGAACGGCCACAATTTGTTTGCCCATTTCTTTAGTTTTAGAATCTTCAGTTTTGTTAGTTAAAATTAACGGAACGAAAACACTTCCAAATGGAATTATAAGCCCTAACATAACAGAAAAATTAATGATTTTGGTTCTTTCAACATTGAAAATTTCTGTTTTATCAAAAAGATTTTCTGGGTCAGTTTGTAAAGTTTGTGCAATACTTTTTAAAGTGAATCCCTTCAAGATATTTCCTGCTTCAATTCGCTGAATTGTTCTTAGTGAAAGTCCAGATTTTTCTGCAAGTTCATTTTGAGTCATATTTTTTTCTTCCCTCAAAATTTTGACTTTATTTTTCATTGCTTTTTGGATGTAGATTCAGGACGAAATTATAAAAGTTTTAATCAAATTGATGCATTAAAAAATGTTTGTTTTATGTGATGATTTCGAAGTTTTAATAAAAAATTAAGTTTTTTTCTTTAACAAAAATTAGTAACTTGTTGTAGAATAAATCATTCACTTAATATTATTTTCTTAAAAAATGCCACTATGCGAGTATCAGTAGTTCGAAAAAGTATAAAATTTACACCAGATTCCAGAAGAGTTGTTGCCAGATATTTTATGAATGGCATCGAACGAACCCAACAAATGGTACTTCGGATAATGACACTCGAAGAAAAAGAAGTTTTGCAGACTTTAGAACAAACGCTTCGCGAATTTGCAAGACGCCACAGAAATATTTCGGCAGTTTTTTTCAGACATTGTGAAAGAATCAGATCTATTATAGAAGAAATGCAAATTGATTTTGATTCGCTTTCTTTAGATAGAAAAATGCTGATTGGTTCTTATTGCACAATGGAATACGCGATTGAATCTGCGGCTATTTTTAATCCGTCAATTGTGGAAGATTTTGATCAAACTGGTTTAGAATTTGGAGAAAAACGTGTCATTATTTCTTTTCGTGCTACGGGCGAAGGTCATATTTCTTCGATTGTTTTTAGAAGAGGAATTTTAGACCGAGACAATAATCTTCAAATAATGAAAATTGGTAATCATATCGATAAAGCCGAAATTGAACATAAAACGCTATTTAATAAGGAACGATTTCTAACAAAATTGTCTGAAATGCATACTACGGATAAATATATTGTCCAGATTATGCAGGATCTTCCAGAAGAATTTGAATTCGCGATTTTAAAAAATATGCTTAACAGCGCTTTGAGCGATCCGACGAATAGAGAAGAACGCAAAACAGCATTGCAGGAAATTTTATGGCTAGCAAATTCATTTTATGATTTACAATTTAAACACGATTCGGATATTACCGAACGTGTTATTTTTCCAATTTCCGATTCAGAAAGCCGTGGAATTGAAGATGCGCGTTTTGTTCGTTTTGTAGACGATGACGATTCTGTTCGTGTAATGGCAACGTATACGGCGTACAACGGACACACGATTTTGCCTAAATTAATTTCTACCGAAGATTTCTACAGTTTTAGAGTAATGCCGCTTCATGGCGAAGGCGCTCAAAATAAAAACCTCGCTTTATTTCCACGAAAAATAAAAGGCAAATACGCCATGTTGGCAAGAATCGACGGCGTTAATAATTACATTATGTATTCGGATAGAGCCACGCAATGGAATACGCCAATTCTGTTGCAGCAACCTCGTTTTACTTGGGAATTAACTCAAATTGGAAATTGCGGTTCGCCACTTTGGACAGATGAAGGTTGGCTTGTAATTACGCACGGAGTTGGTACCATGCGTCGTTATTGCATTGGTGCTTCGTTATTTGATTTGGATGATCCGTCTAAAGAAATTGGAAGACTTTCTGAACCTTTGCTTTCTCCGTTAGAAGATGAACGCGAAGGTTATGTGCCAAACGTGGTATATTCTTGCGGTGCAATTATTCACAACAATAGTTTGATTTTACCTTATGCGGTTTCCGATTATTCTTCGACTTATGGCGTTGTAGATATGAAGGAATTATTAAATGCTTTGAAAAGAAGTAATAATAAATAGAATTTTATTTTTTTAGATTCGGAATTTTCTCTGTCAAATTTTTCCAATAGCGTTTTGGCATGTGCTGAACATGAAGTTTGGTGTTTTTTCTGGATTCGATATTTACACTTTTAAAATAATTTCGCCATAAATTCTGGAAAAATTCTTCGTCTTCATCTGAAATTTCGGCTAGAAATTTTGAAGACGAAGGATTAGAATCGAAAGTTAATTCGACAGTTGAAACATTTTCAAGATCGTAATAAATGCCATATTTGCGTTTGGTATCATAAATAAGCCATTTTTGGTCTGCGTAACGATTCTTGAAATGTTTTTGAATAAGCGGTAAAACATTGCAATCGGGCTCAACAATAGCGTAATATAGGTTGTCTTTTGTTAGTTTAAAACGAACAAAAGCTTTCATTCTGTGGCTTTCTTTTCCTGTTAAATGAGCAGCTTTTTGAATATTTAAAACAGCATTATTGCTTAAATCTCCTTCAATGTTTTTTGAACTTGAAAAAACATAGGTTGCAAAGCGAAATAAACTTTCTTCGATTTGAGGCAATTCAGAAAAAAAAGCATGATACATATTGGTAATTCCGCTTGGTGAAAGATTTTTTTTTAAACCTTTTAAAACGCGATTTGCTTTTGCATTATCCGTTTCTACAAAATGAGTTTTTAAAAAAAATAAGGCATTAGAATTTTCATCTTTAGCAAAAATGACATCTTCGAATTTGTATTCGTAAATCTCAAAAACAGCTGTAAGCCAGCCTTCAAAAGTTCCGTCGTAGATTAAGAGTGTCATTATTGAAATAAAGAAAGCTGATTAGAAAAATTGTTTTGGTACTTGCTGTTTTGGATATTCAAAATCTGCTCTTTTATTTGAATCGAAGTCAAATCTTTCTGCAAATAAAAAGGCGAAGAAAACGCCAGAAAAAATTTCGAACGATTGTAAGCAATTCCTAATTTTTTCAAATCTTCTGGCTGTAATCTTTTGAATTTTCTCGCGCTGACAATTTTTTTGGCGCTCGTAACTCCAATTCCTGGAATACGAAGAATTAATTCTAAATCTGCAGAATTTATATCGACAGGAAACTGATGTAAATTTCGCAAAGCCCATCCTAATTTCGGATCGATATCAAGATCTAAATTAGGCTGATCAAAACCGACAATTTCATTTACATTAAAGCCATAAAAACGAATTAGCCAATCAGCTTGATACAAACGGTTTTCGCGAATCATCGGAACTGGAGTTCCAATTGCAGGAAGTCTATTGTCGTAACTAATTGGTACATAGCCCGAATAATAAACGCGGCGCATATTCATTTGTTCGTAAAAATAATTAGCCATTCCGAGAATTTCGAGATCATTTTCTTGAGTTGCGCCAATTATCATTTGCGTGCTTTGTCCAGCTGGAGCAAAAAGGGGCGCTTTAAAGTTTAATTTTTTTTCTTCTTTATGGCCAACAATTTCGTTTTTCAGATATTCCATTGGCTTAATTACATCGGCGTGATTTTTTTCTGGCGCTAATAATTTCAAGCTTTTTTCTGTTGGCATTTCAACATTTACGCTTAAACGATCGGCATACATTCCGGCTTCCTTTATAAGTTCGTCGCTTGCTCCTGGGATTGCTTTTAGATGAATATATCCATTAAAATTTTCTTCTAATCTTAATTTTTTTGCAATTCTAACCAAACGTTCCATTGTGTAATCTGGATTATCAAAAATTCCTGAACTAAGAAATAATCCTTCAATATAATTTCTTCTATAAAAGCCAATAGTAAGATCAACAACTTCTTGTACGGTAAAAGCTGCGCGTTTAATATCATTGCTTTTCCTGCTGACACAATAAGCACAATCAAAAATGCAATGATTGGTCAGTAGAATTTTTAGCAGCGAAACACAGCGTCCATCTTCGGTGTAAGCATGGCAAATTCCGTTTCCTGTGTCGCCCAATCCTTTGTTTTGATTCTTCCGCTTGTTCTGACCAGCAGACGAAGAACAAGAAACGTCATATTTGGCCGCATCTGCTAAAATTGCTAGTTTTTCCATCACTCTTTCATGTACCATTTTGCTTGAATTTTAGTTGTTTATGAAAAGAAATCTCTTTCTTCAAAATTACTTATTCAGGCTAAAAAGTGATTCAAAACGACTGTTCTAAATTGTATCAAATTTTCTATAAGCAAAAAAAATGGACTTCCAAAATTTTAACTTTTCAAAATGTAAAAACAGGTATAAATACGGGGTACCGAATTTTTCAATATTTCTATATTGCACCTCTAAAGAAAAAATTGATTAATCCCCCTTAAGATCGATTTTGTCTTATTAGCATTTACATACATTATTTAACTGAAAAGCTAAAACGATGAAATTTTTAAAAGGACAAAATGTAACCTACATTGCATTGAGCGGGAGATCCTATACTGCCACGGTGGTAGAAAGAAAAATGGATTTTAAAAAGGGATTAATAATAAAATCTACTACTAAAGAAAGAGATTTTCATTATTTAATCGAAATTCAAAAAAATGGTGCAAAAGAGCATCTTCTTTGTGCCGAAAATCAGCTTAGAATTTTAGAGTGTAAAAAAAGAATGGCGAAAAAGGCTGCTTAAAAGCTTTGGTTTTTCTATCGCAAATTTGGGCGCTTCTTTATGAAACGTATTTCCAGTATCTGGAAGGATATGTTTTTGAGGTTTTGCAAAAAGCAATTGAGTTATATTGCTAAATAAAAAAGTGTAAGCAAAACCCCTGCGGGGTGAAATATTTGTAGAATCTAACAAGGCAAATAAAAAAGCTCCGACGGAGGGACATATTTTGTTGGTTAAAAATATGTCGCTCCGCCGGAGCTTTAAATTGTGAATTTCTATATTTGGCTATAATTATTTTGCTTCTCCGAAGCTTTGAAAAAAGATTTAAGAAAATTATCTAATTATTTTTAAATAAGCGCTATACGGATTATCTGCAAGAGAAGTTCTCATATAATACATGTTTTCATCTTTCTCATTCAAATCAAATTGAATTAATCCAGCATCACAATAATAGTATAATAAATTGTCTTCTTTTGGAAATTCAAAATTTGAAATAGGAAGCGTTGTTAATTTAGCTTCAAATGCAATTTCGCCATTGGTTAAATCCAATTCGAAAAGCTTTTTTTTGCGAGTATAACCCCAAATATTCTCATTCTCTTTAACAATGTATTCGATATTATCGTCTTTAAAATCGGTTTTCCAAAGCTGAGTTCCGGTTTTTGAATCTATAGCATACAAAGAAGAAACTTGAGATCCTTGCGCTCCAACATATATTTTATTGTCTTTGCAAATTATGCGCTCTTTTATATTGTATTGATTTTCATCTAATTTAAATTGCCAAACCGTTTCT encodes the following:
- a CDS encoding helix-turn-helix domain-containing protein, encoding MKNKVKILREEKNMTQNELAEKSGLSLRTIQRIEAGNILKGFTLKSIAQTLQTDPENLFDKTEIFNVERTKIINFSVMLGLIIPFGSVFVPLILTNKTEDSKTKEMGKQIVAVQIILSLAIAVLLILSPFIQKFFSLKFPLFLVPLIGFLFLKLIIVVANGICLNQKQELAIKLKNNFL
- a CDS encoding glycoside hydrolase family 130 protein; its protein translation is MRVSVVRKSIKFTPDSRRVVARYFMNGIERTQQMVLRIMTLEEKEVLQTLEQTLREFARRHRNISAVFFRHCERIRSIIEEMQIDFDSLSLDRKMLIGSYCTMEYAIESAAIFNPSIVEDFDQTGLEFGEKRVIISFRATGEGHISSIVFRRGILDRDNNLQIMKIGNHIDKAEIEHKTLFNKERFLTKLSEMHTTDKYIVQIMQDLPEEFEFAILKNMLNSALSDPTNREERKTALQEILWLANSFYDLQFKHDSDITERVIFPISDSESRGIEDARFVRFVDDDDSVRVMATYTAYNGHTILPKLISTEDFYSFRVMPLHGEGAQNKNLALFPRKIKGKYAMLARIDGVNNYIMYSDRATQWNTPILLQQPRFTWELTQIGNCGSPLWTDEGWLVITHGVGTMRRYCIGASLFDLDDPSKEIGRLSEPLLSPLEDEREGYVPNVVYSCGAIIHNNSLILPYAVSDYSSTYGVVDMKELLNALKRSNNK
- a CDS encoding TIGR03915 family putative DNA repair protein, yielding MTLLIYDGTFEGWLTAVFEIYEYKFEDVIFAKDENSNALFFLKTHFVETDNAKANRVLKGLKKNLSPSGITNMYHAFFSELPQIEESLFRFATYVFSSSKNIEGDLSNNAVLNIQKAAHLTGKESHRMKAFVRFKLTKDNLYYAIVEPDCNVLPLIQKHFKNRYADQKWLIYDTKRKYGIYYDLENVSTVELTFDSNPSSSKFLAEISDEDEEFFQNLWRNYFKSVNIESRKNTKLHVQHMPKRYWKNLTEKIPNLKK
- a CDS encoding putative DNA modification/repair radical SAM protein; protein product: MVHERVMEKLAILADAAKYDVSCSSSAGQNKRKNQNKGLGDTGNGICHAYTEDGRCVSLLKILLTNHCIFDCAYCVSRKSNDIKRAAFTVQEVVDLTIGFYRRNYIEGLFLSSGIFDNPDYTMERLVRIAKKLRLEENFNGYIHLKAIPGASDELIKEAGMYADRLSVNVEMPTEKSLKLLAPEKNHADVIKPMEYLKNEIVGHKEEKKLNFKAPLFAPAGQSTQMIIGATQENDLEILGMANYFYEQMNMRRVYYSGYVPISYDNRLPAIGTPVPMIRENRLYQADWLIRFYGFNVNEIVGFDQPNLDLDIDPKLGWALRNLHQFPVDINSADLELILRIPGIGVTSAKKIVSARKFKRLQPEDLKKLGIAYNRSKFFLAFSSPFYLQKDLTSIQIKEQILNIQNSKYQNNFSNQLSLFQ